The window GAAAagggatcatcatcatcaaacatGCTCATTTTGTTGTTGTCTCCTCAATGGTCAGGATTGAATTTGACAGACTCCTTGTAGATAAGCTCTTTTATGTGTTCTTCCGTGCATGAAGGATGCTCGAAGTCGAAGCTAAAAGGAGTTGGACATACAGGTTCTTTTGCCACATCGTGGTGTGGTGATAAGTATGCATGGCCGAGAGCTTCATCAACTATACACACAGCAGAAGCAACAGTTAAATGCAATAAAGAACTAAACCTAATTATTTTATGGTCGGTTTGCGTTCATGATTAAACAGCATACCAAACTGGTTTGGTTAACTAGTAGTTATAGAAAGAACTCCATAAATGAACATATGCAATTTTGTTGTTGAAATGTATGTGTTTCTTTGTTGAACATATGTGATTCTTTGCaatgaatatattttagttgtttatatatatactattggTTGATTTCCGTCTTGCATCAAATTCAAGATCATATCAGGCCATATTCATCAGTAAACCGGCAAAGTATGTTTTCAGTTTAACACCCTTCTGCATATAGAATCTCTAACAAAAACCTCAtgaatgttgttgttgttacctGAGATACGTCGGTTTGGATCAAAGACGAGCATTCTCTCCAGCAAATCAATAGCGGTAGGGGGCATTTTGGGGAATCTAGCAGCAAACTCTTGTTTAGGGTATCGTGGAAGTTGCCTCACGTATCTTCTCGCGTTGTCACTGCGAAGGAAACCGAGACTGGAGTTGTCTGGAGAGCCTACAAGCTGTATATATTCAACAAGTGAAATCAGAAAGGTATCTGCTGTTTTCAGACAAAGGTGAAAAAActgatgttttttctttctttgtacCTCTGTGATGAGCCTAAGCTGATGAACATAGTCTTTCCCAGGAAACAACGGTTGTCCCGTCATGATTTCACCGAATATGCAACCAACAGACCATATATCGATAGCTGCAGTGTACTCCGAGCAGTTAAGAAGCAGCTCAGGAGCTCTGTACCAACGGGTAACCACATACTCGGTCATGAAGTCTGTGTCTGAAGTTGTTCTCGCAAGCCCAAAATCACCAATCTTTAGCTCGTGTTTGGAGTTAAGCAGCACGTTGCTTGGCCTTAAATCACGATGTAATATGTTGGCTGAGTGCACGTACTTAAGCCCTCTTAAGAGCTGGTACACAAAGAACtgccaagaaaaaaaagattagatcAGAGTGTTCCCACAGTTACATGGGATTAGATCAAGACTTACGCGGCACTGGTCGTGGCTTAAGGTTTGCTTAGAACGGAGGATACGCTGGAGATCAGTGTCCATTAACTCATAGACAATGTAAACATCGTTGAAGATATCACGTTGTGGAGGTCTTACAATATCTTTGATGGCTATGACCTGAAAGAATCCAAACCAAAGGCTTtaagaaacagaggaaacagagtATCCTCTGTTTTTCTCGTCCTTGAAGAAAGTTAATATGTGAGGTGATCAATCGTTATAAGGCTTACGTTCTCATGATCCATGTGcctgagaagcttgatttcacGTAGAGCTCTCTTAGCATCAATGATGTTATCAAATTTTAtcgagttgtttataaaactgttgttatatgattcatgtaaattttcagtgttgatttaaaagcccaagaaaatccatctatactgacttttttatttttttctgtgatttaaattaaaaaaaataaaacttttgataagttatgtaaactcagaacaagtatttaactttagaaagcatttacatgtttcaaacttataatatatacatatataatgtttaaaattatgtatataaaacctgtataaaatgtgcttaaatatgtttctcttctttaatgtgttaattgtactatatataacattattttaaaatttcaaaaagtttatgtcacattcaaaaactatcaataaaaaatataattctccatctacaaccagaaaaaagaaaaactataaacatataaatttaaattaagaaaaactaacattggaaaaacaaaaaattaatgtaaaagaaacaaaccgacaaataatattataaataaaataaatttataaggcacaatccgcgcgaagcgcggaaaaaatctctagtataaCTAATAAGAGCATAAATACATGTCAACTATTTTTAACCTatgtgaaaatattaaattgacacttTTTGCAAAATGGATAGAATAAGATCCTTCATCATAACCGAAGAAGTTGATAAGAATCGAATTCTGCAATGGTTTAATATATAGAGATAGATAGTAAATGTATGTGTCTCATCATTATAGCATTTATTcaaccaaaataaaaatgagtttACAAAGAACTTGTgataaagaaaaacagagagattTGAAAagggatcatcatcatcaaacatGCTCATTTTGTTGTTGTCTCCTCAATGGTCAGGATTGAATTTGACAGACTCCTTGTAGATAAGCTCTTTTATGTGTTCTTCCGTGCATGAAGGATGCTCGAAGTCGAAGCTAAAAGGAGTTGGACATACAGGTTCTTTTGCCACATCGTGGTGTGGTGATAAGTATGCATGGCCGAGAGCTTCATCAACTATACACACAGCAGAAGCAACAGTTAAATGCAATAAAGAACTAAACCTAATTATTTTATGGTCGGTTTGCGTTCATGATTAAACAGCATACCAAACTGGTTTGGTTAACTAGTAGTTATAGAAAGAACTCCATAAATGAACATATGCAATTTTGTTGTTGAAATGTATGTGTTTCTTTGTTGAACATATGTGATTCTTTGCaatgaatatattttagttgtttatatatatactattggTTGATTTCCGTCTTGCATCAAATTCAAGATCATATCAGGCCATATTCATCAGTAAACCGGCAAAGTATGTTTTCAGTTTAACACCCTTCTGCATATAGAATCTCTAACAAAAACCTCAtgaatgttgttgttgttacctGAGATACGTCGGTTTGGATCAAAGACGAGCATTCTCTCCAGCAAATCAATAGCGGTAGGGGGCATTTTGGGGAATCTAGCAGCAAACTCTTGTTTAGGGTATCGTGGAAGTTGCCTCACGTATCTTCTCGCGTTGTCACTGCGAAGGAAACCGAGACTGGAGTTGTCTGGAGAGCCTACAAGCTGTATATATTCAACAAGTGAAATCAGAAAGGTATCTGCTGTTTTCAGACAAAGGTGAAAAAActgatgttttttctttctttgtacCTCTGTGATGAGCCTAAGCTGATGAACATAGTCTTTCCCAGGAAACAACGGTTGTCCCGTCATGATTTCACCGAATATGCAACCAACAGACCATATATCGATAGCTGCAGTGTACTCCGAGCAGTTAAGAAGCAGCTCAGGAGCTCTGTACCAACGGGTAACCACATACTCGGTCATGAAGTCTGTGTCTGAAGTTGTTCTCGCAAGCCCAAAATCACCAATCTTTAGCTCGTGTTTGGAGTTAAGCAGCACGTTGCTTGGCCTTAAATCACGATGTAATATGTTGGCTGAGTGCACGTACTTAAGCCCTCTTAAGAGCTGGTACACAAAGAActgccaagaaaaaaaaagattagatcAGAGTGTTCCCACAGTTACATGGGATTAGATCAAGACTTACGCGGCACTGGTCGTGGCTTAAGGTTTGCTTAGAACGGAGGATACGCTGGAGATCAGTGTCCATTAACTCATAGACAATGTAAACATCGTTGAAGATATCACGTTGTGGAGGTCTTACAATATCTTTGATGGCTATGACCTGAAAGAATCCAAACCAAAGGCTTtaagaaacagaggaaacagagtATCCTCTGTTTTTCTCGTCCTTGAAGAAAGTTAATATGTGAGGTGATCAATCGTTATAAGGCTTACGTTCTCATGATCCATGTGcctgagaagcttgatttcacGTAGAGCTCTCTTAGCATCAATGATGTTATCAAATTTTAtcgagttgtttataaaactgttgttatatgattcatgtaaattttcagtgttgatttaaaagcccaagaaaatccatctatactgacttttttatttttttctgtgatttaaattaaaaaaaataaaacttttgataagttatgtaaactcagaacaagtatttaactttagaaagcatttacatgtttcaaacttataatatatacatatataatgtttaaaattatgtatataaaacctgtataaaatgtgcttaaatatgtttctcttctttaatgtgttaattgtactatatataacattattttaaaatttcaaaaagtttatgtcacattcaaaaactatcaataaaaaatataattctccatctacaaccagaaaaaagaaaaactataaacatataaatttaaattaagaaaaactaacattggaaaaacaaaaaattaatgtaaaagaaacaaaccgacaaataatattataaataaaataaatttataaggcacaatccgcgcgaagcgcggaaaaaatctctagtataaCTAATAAGAGCATAAATACATGTCAACTATTTTTAACCTatgtgaaaatattaaattgacacttTTTGCAAAATGGATAGAATAAGATCCTTCATCATAACCGAAGAAGTTGATAAGAATCGAATTCTGCAATGGTTTAATATATAGAGATAGATAGTAAATGTATGTGTCTCATCATTATAGCATTTATTcaaccaaaataaaaatgagtttACAAAGAACTTGTgataaagaaaaacagagagattTGAAAagggatcatcatcatcaaacatGCTCATTTTGTTGTTGTCTCCTCAATGGTCAGGATTGAATTTGACAGACTCCTTGTAGATAAGCTCTTTTATGTGTTCTTCCGTGCATGAAGGATGCTCGAAGTCGAAGCTAAAAGGAGTTGGACATACAGGTTCTTTTGCCACATCGTGGTGTGGTGATAAGTATGCATGGCCGAGAGCTTCATCAACTATACACACAGCAGAAGCAACAGTTAAATGCAATAAAGAACTAAACCTAATTATTTTATGGTCGGTTTGCGTTCATGATTAAACAGCATACCAAACTGGTTTGGTTAACTAGTAGTTATAGAAAGAACTCCATAAATGAACATATGCAATTTTGTTGTTGAAATGTATGTGTTTCTTTGTTGAACATATGTGATTCTTTGCaatgaatatattttagttgtttatatatatactattggTTGATTTCCGTCTTGCATCAAATTCAAGATCATATCAGGCCATATTCATCAGTAAACCGGCAAAGTATGTTTTCAGTTTAACACCCTTCTGCATATAGAATCTCTAACAAAAACCTCAtgaatgttgttgttgttacctGAGATACGTCGGTTTGGATCAAAGACGAGCATTCTCTCCAGCAAATCAATAGCGGTAGGGGGCATTTTGGGGAATCTAGCAGCAAACTCTTGTTTAGGGTATCGTGGAAGTTGCCTCACGTATCTTCTCGCGTTGTCACTGCGAAGGAAACCGAGACTGGAGTTGTCTGGAGAGCCTACAAGCTGTATATATTCAACAAGTGAAATCAGAAAGGTATCTGCTGTTTTCAGACAAAGGTGAAAAAActgatgttttttctttctttgtacCTCTGTGATGAGCCTAAGCTGATGAACATAGTCTTTCCCAGGAAACAACGGTTGTCCCGTCATGATTTCACCGAATATGCAACCAACAGACCATATATCGATAGCTGCAGTGTACTCCGAGCAGTTAAGAAGCAGCTCAGGAGCTCTGTACCAACGGGTAACCACATACTCAGTCATGAAGTCTGTGTCTGAAGTTGTTCTCGCAAGCCCAAAATCACCAATCTTTAGCTCGTGTTTGGAGTTAAGCAGCACGTTGCTTGGCCTTAAATCACGATGTAATATGTTGGCCGAGTGAACGTACTTGAGCCCTCTTAAAAGCTGGTACACAAAGaactgccaaaaaaaaaaaaagattacatcAGAATGTTCCACAGTTACATGGGATTAGATCAAGACTTACGCGGCACTGGTCATGGCTTAAGGTTTGCTTAGAACGGAGGATACGCTGGAGATCAGTGTCCATTAACTCGTATACAATGTAAACATCGTTGAAGATATCACGTTGTGGAGGTCTTACAATATCTTTGATGGCTATGACCTGAAAGAATCCAAACCAAAGGCTTtaagaaacagaggaaacagaggaaacagagtATCCTCTGTTTTTCTCGTCCTTGAAGAAAGTTAATATGTGAGGTGATCAATCGTTATAAGGCTTACGTTCTCATGATCCATGTGcctgagaagcttgatttcacGTAGAGCTCTCTTAGCATCAATGATGTTATCAAAAGCATTACCGATCTTCTTAATAGCCACTTTCTCTCCAGTCACTGAGTTCACAGCAGCACTGAAACGATTCAAACGAATATTTGAAAGATGAAGGCTTTTGGTAATTTATCTAAACAAGAGTCTAAAAGAACTTTACCAGACAATACCGCAAGCGCCTCTACCGATGGGACGGATAGGAGGAACATACTTTCTTGAAACTTCAAAGAGCTGTCCGTAAACGTTGTACTGAATATAGCGGCCTCCGTGTGTAGGTACCACTTTGATGCAATGATCTGTAGTACCAGAGCTTGATTCTCCAGACATGATGCAATGAATCAGACCAAGAAccagggagagagagagagagagagagagaccaagGAGAAGGGCTTTTGTTGAAGTGAAAGGATCTCTCTACAAGTCTCTCTTGAAGACACTAAATCCATGTGAAAGGAAAGAAGCTTTTTTTTCTCAACTGTAAAAGATCTCTCTCAAGTGACCCGTGAATCTAAAGAACATGCAAGATTACATACGTGTATGGTCACAACAAGTAAAGAGTTATTAACTCAATTTAGCAAATTTCATTTGTTACTACTAATTGCACCTATCTGCACTTTCTCCAACTGCAAATTGAAATTGGTTTAGAGAAAATAAGATCTATATTTACAAAGAAGCACTGTTTTTTTCAAgagaaaatatttgaaaaattaattttgtttttaaacattcataaataatttaagaaaattaaatttgtttttttttcttatagtaAACTTGaaaaatagttatttatttaaaataaatttagacAGTGATACCAAATTTGGGCAAAGTTAGCATTCCCTCTTTTTCAAACCATACATTTGTATTATACTGCAGAACTGAGTTCAATCAAATACAGACAAGGCTAACACACTTAAACCAAAGAGACAAGCTCAACAGATGGACTAGAGCAGACAAAAAAGAGAAACACTTTCAGTAACCTAAACCTGCCTTAAGGCCTAAACATGTGGTTTCACCCTAACCTACATCTTCTCCAAAAACATTGCCAGAGATTAAGTCACTTGACCTAAGATTACAAAGCAACACATCTCGTCCGCTTAAAGTCATTTTGAAAAAACTCTCAACTTCCTCTAGTAGCCGATCCAAACCCTGAGACAATTTCTCAGCTTGTGTCCCCAACTCCATCACACAGTCCTTAAAAGTCTCAGCTTCCACAGTATCATCAACACCATCTTGAATCATCGGGTATATCTTCTCCACACTAGCGTCAACCCTCTCCAGCTCCTTGAGGATCGTGCTTCTACCTGAAGACAACAAGTCTCTGACCTCACCGTTCACAACGCTCTGCGTATCAGTGAAGACCTTTGCCCACAACGGCTTCTCAGAGACATGCAAGTCAAAAAGATCATTAGTGGAATCAGACCAGGCCGCGGTGAATACGCTGCAGATATAAACCGTTTGAACCTTCACACCGTAAAAGGCCCGCATAAGAACCTTTCCTTTAGCCGAGCTCTTGACGTTAGGCAAGGTCAGAGACTTAGCAAGAGAGTCTAGCACCTCACGGCAGGTTTCAATCCTAGCGTTGTTTGCGTTAACATGCTGCCTCCAGCTATCAAGCGAAGACCGAGATTGAAGATACTTCTTCTGATCAGAACCAGACTGTAAATTATGCAGAAAACACTTGAGGTAGAGATCTCCCTGGTTGAGTCTTGTGAGCTCGGAGCTAAAGGCGTTGCAGAGATCTAGCAGCTTGACGCTTATATCTAGATAAACATCAACCCATTTCTCTTCCCAGTCAGAGACGGGAAGGTGGAGATCAGTGATAAGCGTGTTGATGTTTTCATGAGTCTCGCAGAGCGACTCCATAGCTAGCTTCATCCATGATAGAGTGAGGATGTCGTCTTTGTTCTTAGGGATGAGTTTCTTTAGCCTCTCTGCTAGAAGTAACTCAAAGCCGGTGAGTAGAGAGAGCAGCCAGGGGGATAAAGCTGAGCTCTTTAGAGATAATAACCGAAAGGGGTTCCCAAATGGGAAGAACCCTCGTGGTGGATCATGTGGTCGGCTCATTTTCGCTGGacactgcaaaaaaaaaaaacaaagagagatGGTATTTTGAGTTAATCAATCAAACAAGCTTATGGGTAAATTGGTACTGCATAGAAGGGAACAATCCAAACCTTAAAGTCTCAAAAAGCTGACAACTTTATAGATCTTGAAGCTTAAAAATCGAAACTTTCCATTTAATTATAGAAACCCACATGGAAACAACACAAACTCTACATCGGTCTGTTAACTCTTTAACCCTAAAACTAATTTCAGAAGAACACACATAAACATAGATAGATATGAGGCTGAAACGAAGCTCAATTTACAGGAATCTTACCGTTTTAAGCTGCTGGAGATGAAGAAAGTCGCAAGGAAGGTGTCGTGGAAACGATGTTCTAACGCTTCATTGACTTTTCGGAGTCGGTTTTGCTGAGAAAAAGTTATGGCGGAGGTAGGCCGTCCGTCAATTTATAAGGGTAAAGTCACTGCCTGTCACATAAACTACTGAATGAAGCTTACACGTTTACGATTGTGAATGGCGGTGACGTTTGATTTTTTTCACTGCCCTGTGCACAGAGTTAAATAAAGTGGACGGCtgataaaatagtattttatcgAAAGGCAAAATCTAAACGGCTACAAATGAAATTATATATGGGCCGAAAAGTCCATATGACAGCTGTTGGGGACCCCACAAAAAGCGTGGACCCCGCACTTCACTGACCCACATTCCGACAAGGAAATCTAGGACTAGTCTAGTAGTCTTTTACTAAAATGTTTTACGGGCCATAAATATTAAGCCCAATAAGGATTTTTAAAAAGAGAGAGATCGGCCCAAAAAGCGTTACGAAAGTCTCTCTGTGAAACAGAGGGTCTCTGTAAGTGTCGTATCTCACGACGAACTGATGATAACGGCGATGATGTCTCCCGGAGCGGAAACTACGGCCACACAATGCTACGATCCAATTGCTGCATTTCAGTTCGCCCTTACACGGCGAAACAACCTTCGTTCCATAGGCTACATCACCCTATCTCCTCCAGTCTCTCCTCTGGTCGCATCACCCTTCACGGTGGTGATGGTTCCGTCTCCTCCTTCCGCCTCCGTGATCTCGTTTTCGTCGTAAACCCTCAAGGTGATTTTGCCCTTTTTACTCAGTGGAAGAAGAAAGACTGAGActttgatattaaaaatatgattttatatatgtgagAATCAATCTCGAGGTTGGCTGGATTTGAATTTTAGGAGCTAATGGTAGAACAGCTAAGGAGTGGAAGAAGTTGCTTCCTTACCTTCGAACTCGTCTTGGTAAAGACTGTAATGTGAGTGTTTACTTAACTGTGTGCTATGCGTTAGtggcgtgtgtgtgtgtgtgtgggtaTTATTGTTTGCTTACTCCTCCACagataaaagaatatttaacaTCGGGTCCTTCTCATGCCATTGACATTACAAGAGAGGTATAAGTTATACTTATACATCACTTTTGATGGGTTCTGTATTCTCTTGATCGTCTGTTTGCTTCGTTCAGGCTATTAGGGATGGTGCAGATGCTGTGATTGCGGTAGGAGGTGATGGAACCCTGCATGAGGTAGGAACTTGAAATATTTGGTTGCTAGTTTTAGGTAGACTCATTCTATCAGTTTTGATTTTTAACAGGTTGTTAATGGTTTCTTTTGGGAGGGAAAACCTGTCAGTAATCTCAACGGCGAAGCTAGTCATTCAGCTGCACTTGGTGTGAGTAGCGTGGCCTAACGTTTTTTACTTGCTTTTGTGTACATCTCCTGTGGAGTTTCAACTTACAGTCTGATCCcattttcctcttcttcttatGTTTTTGCAGCTGATTCCCTTAGGTACTGGCTCGGACTTCGCTAGGACATTTGGTTGGTTAGTTATTGCAACTTCAGTTTTGATATAATTTGTTTTCGAAACTTATGTTGAGCCAATCTTTTTGAGTATATTCTGCGTTTTGTTAGGGACAATGATCCTTGTGAAGCGGTGGAGCGCATTGCTAGAGGTATGTCAATGAACACATTCGAGAAGTTAGGACTTAGCAATTCATGTGTAACTACGTCTGCAATTTTTCAGGTGTAAGATCAAGTGTTGATGTTGGTGTTATCGACCATAAAGGAAGTGATTTGCATTACTTCATTAACGTTGCTGATGTTCACTTGTAAGGATATTCCCGTTTGATTATCTGATTGATCGTTATGGAGAAGGTTGTAAATATTGTTTACTTGTTCATCACTTTGCAGGAGCGCAAAGGCAGGTTTCTACGCATCAAAGTACAAGAAATTCGGAAGCTTGTGCTACGTTATCGGTGCCCTCCAAGCTTTTATGGGACATCACAACCGAGACATGAGGATCAAGGTAAAAAAAACAGTCAAAATCTCTTCTTCACCAGAGTGAGCAAGTAAGCTTTGTTGTTGTATTATATAAAGGTCAATGGAGGGGAATGGGAGATATATCCTCAAGTCACCGCTCTCTGCGTTGGAAACGCTAAGTACTTTGGTGGTGGAATGAAGATCACTCCCAACGCTGTCCCCGGAAATGGAAATCTTGAGGTCATTAGATCTATTTTAATCCTAGTGTTGTTAGCTTTTTGACATTCATACACTTCTTCTCTCTGCAGGTTGTGGTTCTTCAAGACTTCAAGTGGTATGATTTCATACTGAAACTTCATACGCTATACAACGGGACGCATCTCTCCGTTAACAATGTGAGCTCAAGAAGGTCAGATCTTTTCTTCTCTTGTCAACATCTTGTTCTGTAAATGTCCTAAGCacctttgtttttttattgtagTGTACAAAGTATAGAAATTGAGGAGGTTTCAGAGAGTGGAAGTATCTATGTTCAGTCAGATGGAGAACATCTTGGATTCCTACCTAGAAAGTTTCAGGTTTTACCCGGTGCCATCGACATGATCATCAGCTGATGATCACAACCACACCTGCCAAGAAAGGTGTAGAAAAGAAGACACATCACATTCAACTTTTGTTTTGGTCTGTACTCTGTACTATGTAGAGATTCTTCTTTTTTATCTTAGATTTGATTCATTGTTTTAAGACGAATCAGATATGTGATCTTGTTGTGTTGTGTTCTGTTGTTACTTTGTGTGGTCACCATTAGCCAACACACACAAAGATACTTATTAAAGTAAATAAACTCGTCGTGTCTCATAATCAATCTCACACTTGAagccaaacaaacaaacaatggtatcttcttctctttcctttCATTCCATCGCCCCCATCTACTCTGGAGATGCTCTCCGTTCAACCTTCCGCCGCAACCGCCGCCAGTTTTTCTCAACTGGAGTGAGTTGCAGAGGACAGAGTCCTCCAACCAACGAGCCACAGACAACAACAAGTAAAGGAAGAGCTGAACCGGAGAATGTTCTGCTCAAAATCGCTTGGTACGGCTCAGAGCTACTCGGAATCGCCGCCTCCGCTTTCAGATCTCCGgcgtctcctcctcctcctactaCGACTGAGCAAGACTATGAGATTCCTGTTGATTGTTCAGGACGAGCCGTTCGTGTAGCGGTCGTGGACTCGATTAAACACGACTTCAAGCGGTCGTACTTCGTCACAGGTCAGTGAATAAAGACATGATCTTGAGTTCTGTTTTGTACTGTAATGATGTATTCTTTGACCTCAGGGGACTTGACGCCGGCGGTGTACGAGGAGAAGTGTGAGTTCGCTGATCCAGCTGGCTCCTTCAAGGGTCTTGCTCGTTTCAAAAGGAACTGTACTAACTTCGGATCATTGATTGAGAAATCGAACATGAAGCTAATGAAATGGGAGAACTTCGAGGTACTGTGAAGATTTTTCCGACGCCGGAGAGAAAAAAAGGTTTGATTTTTACGGTTTTATCGAGATGGGTTTTTTGCAGGAGAAAGGAGTTGGGCATTGGAAGTTTAGCTGTGTCATGTCGTTTCCATGGAAACCCATTCTCTCAGGTAACACAAAATGGGATAAAGTTTGAGACTTTAACGGTTATTAGTCTTCAATGATCAAAATGATGGCAAACTAAAAAAGGACAAAACTTTTATGTCTTCTTATGGATATGTTTTACACTTTACAGCAACTGGTTACACTGAGTATTACTTCGATAGAGAATCCGGAAAAGTTT is drawn from Brassica rapa cultivar Chiifu-401-42 chromosome A05, CAAS_Brap_v3.01, whole genome shotgun sequence and contains these coding sequences:
- the LOC103866950 gene encoding sphingoid long-chain bases kinase 2, mitochondrial isoform X2, whose protein sequence is MLRSNCCISVRPYTAKQPSFHRLHHPISSSLSSGRITLHGGDGSVSSFRLRDLVFVVNPQGANGRTAKEWKKLLPYLRTRLGKDCNIKEYLTSGPSHAIDITREAIRDGADAVIAVGGDGTLHEVVNGFFWEGKPVSNLNGEASHSAALGLIPLGTGSDFARTFGWDNDPCEAVERIARGVRSSVDVGVIDHKGSDLHYFINVADVHLSAKAGFYASKYKKFGSLCYVIGALQAFMGHHNRDMRIKVNGGEWEIYPQVTALCVGNAKYFGGGMKITPNAVPGNGNLEVVVLQDFKWYDFILKLHTLYNGTHLSVNNVSSRSVQSIEIEEVSESGSIYVQSDGEHLGFLPRKFQVLPGAIDMIIS
- the LOC103866949 gene encoding uncharacterized protein LOC103866949, whose translation is MVSSSLSFHSIAPIYSGDALRSTFRRNRRQFFSTGVSCRGQSPPTNEPQTTTSKGRAEPENVLLKIAWYGSELLGIAASAFRSPASPPPPTTTEQDYEIPVDCSGRAVRVAVVDSIKHDFKRSYFVTGDLTPAVYEEKCEFADPAGSFKGLARFKRNCTNFGSLIEKSNMKLMKWENFEEKGVGHWKFSCVMSFPWKPILSATGYTEYYFDRESGKVCRHVEHWNVPKIALFKQLLRPSRGLMGTTQN
- the LOC103866950 gene encoding sphingoid long-chain bases kinase 2, mitochondrial isoform X1, translating into MLRSNCCISVRPYTAKQPSFHRLHHPISSSLSSGRITLHGGDGSVSSFRLRDLVFVVNPQGANGRTAKEWKKLLPYLRTRLGKDCNVSVYLTVCYALVACVCVCGYYCLLTPPQIKEYLTSGPSHAIDITREAIRDGADAVIAVGGDGTLHEVVNGFFWEGKPVSNLNGEASHSAALGLIPLGTGSDFARTFGWDNDPCEAVERIARGVRSSVDVGVIDHKGSDLHYFINVADVHLSAKAGFYASKYKKFGSLCYVIGALQAFMGHHNRDMRIKVNGGEWEIYPQVTALCVGNAKYFGGGMKITPNAVPGNGNLEVVVLQDFKWYDFILKLHTLYNGTHLSVNNVSSRSVQSIEIEEVSESGSIYVQSDGEHLGFLPRKFQVLPGAIDMIIS